One region of Olleya sp. Hel_I_94 genomic DNA includes:
- the gldK gene encoding gliding motility lipoprotein GldK, with amino-acid sequence MNMKKFVLLTAVFALLVSCGSKDKGQLVGVKGKKWHPEKPYGMTLVPGGAFIMGKADDDLAGIQDAPAKTVTVASFYMDETEITNSEYRQFVEWVRDSTIRTKLAILADEVGMTQADGGIGEFAFKDADTTNSSAYEKYMLDNYSGLGETGYEGRKLNHDVDLIFDTADYPDEYYVEVMDTMYLPLEESYNGQRTWDVTKFKFQYTYMDIAKAAKNKNLRRKDVIVREEVEIYPDTTSWIRDFAYSYNEPMHNDYFWHDAYSDYPVVGVSWQQAKAFCEWRTKHHNDARRERKMHNVARYRLPSEAQWEYAARGGLQAATFPWGGPYAKNDRGCFMANFKPLRGDYAADQSLYTVEADAYEPNDFNLYNMAGNVSEWVDSSYDPSSYEYASTINPSVNDANNKRKVVRGGSWKDVAYYLQVSSRDYEYADSARSYIGFRTVQDYMGTDVTANARQ; translated from the coding sequence ATGAATATGAAGAAGTTTGTATTATTAACAGCGGTTTTCGCACTATTAGTAAGTTGTGGATCAAAAGATAAGGGTCAGCTTGTTGGTGTCAAAGGTAAAAAATGGCACCCAGAAAAACCTTACGGTATGACATTAGTTCCTGGTGGAGCTTTTATTATGGGTAAAGCAGATGATGATTTAGCCGGAATCCAAGACGCACCTGCAAAAACAGTAACTGTAGCATCATTTTACATGGATGAGACAGAAATAACTAATAGTGAGTATCGTCAATTCGTAGAATGGGTAAGAGATTCTACAATCCGTACTAAATTAGCAATATTAGCTGATGAGGTTGGAATGACTCAAGCTGATGGTGGTATTGGAGAATTTGCTTTTAAAGATGCAGATACAACCAATTCTTCAGCTTACGAAAAATACATGCTAGATAACTATAGTGGTCTAGGAGAAACTGGTTATGAAGGTAGAAAACTAAATCACGATGTTGATTTAATTTTTGATACTGCAGACTATCCAGATGAGTATTACGTAGAGGTTATGGATACAATGTATTTACCATTAGAAGAATCTTACAACGGTCAACGTACTTGGGATGTAACTAAATTTAAGTTCCAGTATACTTATATGGACATAGCCAAAGCTGCAAAAAATAAAAACTTACGTCGTAAAGATGTAATCGTTAGAGAAGAGGTTGAAATCTATCCAGATACTACATCTTGGATTAGAGATTTTGCATATTCTTATAACGAGCCTATGCACAATGATTACTTCTGGCATGATGCTTACAGTGATTATCCTGTAGTAGGTGTGTCTTGGCAACAAGCTAAAGCATTTTGTGAGTGGAGAACAAAACACCATAATGATGCAAGAAGAGAAAGAAAAATGCATAACGTAGCACGTTACAGATTACCGTCAGAAGCTCAATGGGAGTATGCTGCAAGAGGTGGTCTTCAAGCTGCAACTTTTCCTTGGGGAGGACCTTATGCTAAAAATGATAGAGGATGTTTTATGGCTAACTTTAAGCCATTACGTGGTGATTACGCAGCAGATCAATCTTTATATACTGTAGAAGCTGATGCTTATGAGCCAAATGACTTTAACTTATATAATATGGCTGGAAACGTTTCGGAATGGGTAGACTCATCTTACGATCCTTCTTCATATGAATATGCTTCAACAATAAACCCAAGTGTAAATGATGCTAATAACAAACGTAAAGTTGTTCGTGGTGGTTCTTGGAAAGATGTTGCATATTACCTGCAAGTAAGTTCAAGAGATTATGAATATGCAGATTCTGCAAGAAGTTATATTGGTTTCAGAACTGTACAAGATTACATGGGAACAGACGTAACTGCTAACGCAAGACAATAA
- the groES gene encoding co-chaperone GroES: MSKLNIKPLADRVLVEALPAETQTASGLYIPDTAQEKQHKGTIVAIGNGKKDEPLTVKVGDTVLYGKYSGSEIKLDGKEYLMMREEDIMAII, translated from the coding sequence ATGAGTAAATTAAACATTAAACCACTTGCAGACCGTGTGCTAGTTGAAGCACTTCCTGCGGAAACACAAACAGCTTCTGGTTTATACATACCAGACACAGCTCAAGAAAAACAACATAAAGGAACTATCGTTGCTATTGGAAACGGTAAAAAAGACGAACCTTTAACGGTTAAAGTTGGAGATACAGTACTTTATGGAAAATATTCAGGATCTGAAATCAAATTAGACGGAAAAGAGTATTTAATGATGCGTGAAGAAGACATTATGGCTATTATCTAA
- the secG gene encoding preprotein translocase subunit SecG: protein MSTFAIFLVLIVIVAFLLVVVIMVQNPKGGGLSSSFGGGGTQQLGGVKKTTDFLDKSTWTLATILLALILASSLGIDRNGTAGESKILESDNIELPTPTTPAPTADEATKEITPEAGE from the coding sequence ATGAGCACATTTGCAATCTTTTTAGTCCTAATCGTGATAGTAGCATTTCTACTAGTAGTCGTAATAATGGTACAAAACCCTAAAGGTGGAGGATTATCTTCTTCTTTTGGAGGTGGTGGAACACAACAATTAGGTGGTGTCAAAAAAACAACAGACTTTTTAGACAAAAGTACTTGGACATTAGCAACTATCTTATTAGCATTAATCTTAGCTTCTAGCTTAGGTATTGATAGAAATGGAACTGCTGGAGAATCTAAAATTTTAGAAAGTGACAATATAGAGTTACCAACACCTACTACTCCTGCTCCAACTGCAGACGAAGCAACAAAAGAAATTACACCTGAAGCTGGAGAATAA
- a CDS encoding sigma-54 interaction domain-containing protein: MESIQSIKQRFGIIGNSPTLNRAIEKAIQVAPTDISVLVTGESGVGKESIPKIIHQLSHRKHGKYIAVNCGAIPEGTIDSELFGHEKGAFTGATATRSGYFEVADGGTIFLDEVGELPLTTQVRLLRVLENGEFIKVGSSKVQKTNVRIVAATNVNMFDAIKKEKFREDLFYRLSTVDINLPPLRERQEDIHILFRKFASDFALKYKMPTIKLSDDAINLLLKYRWSGNIRQLRNVAEQVSVLEQNRTITAQVLDSYLPSGNNLPAVINNAKSEGDFSSEREILYKVLFDMKADLNDLKKLTMELMKTGNAKDVQKNNETLIQKIYGENESEAEFDEHVEDMEVLSIAQNSGISNSNPMDTAQDKYHFAEEIEEEETLSLHDKELELIKKSLERHNGKRKLAAEELGISERTLYRKIKQFDL; the protein is encoded by the coding sequence ATGGAATCTATACAATCAATAAAACAACGTTTCGGAATTATTGGAAATAGCCCGACATTAAATCGCGCTATTGAAAAAGCAATTCAAGTCGCTCCAACAGATATTTCTGTTTTAGTAACAGGAGAAAGTGGTGTTGGAAAAGAGAGTATTCCAAAAATAATCCATCAATTATCGCATCGTAAACACGGTAAATACATTGCAGTTAACTGTGGTGCAATTCCAGAAGGAACAATAGATAGCGAGCTTTTTGGTCATGAAAAAGGTGCCTTTACAGGTGCTACTGCTACTAGAAGTGGCTATTTTGAAGTTGCAGATGGAGGAACCATTTTTTTAGATGAAGTCGGAGAGTTACCCTTAACTACACAAGTCCGTCTTTTACGTGTTTTAGAAAATGGTGAGTTTATAAAAGTTGGATCCAGTAAAGTACAAAAAACCAATGTAAGGATTGTTGCAGCAACAAACGTAAATATGTTTGATGCTATTAAAAAAGAAAAATTTAGAGAAGACCTATTTTACCGTTTAAGTACAGTAGACATCAATCTTCCGCCTTTACGAGAGCGACAAGAAGACATCCACATATTATTCCGCAAATTTGCTAGTGATTTTGCATTAAAATATAAAATGCCAACCATCAAGTTATCGGATGATGCCATAAATTTATTATTAAAATATCGCTGGAGCGGAAATATAAGACAACTGCGTAATGTTGCAGAACAAGTTTCTGTTTTAGAACAAAACAGGACCATTACAGCACAAGTTTTAGATAGTTATTTACCAAGCGGAAATAATCTTCCAGCAGTTATTAATAATGCCAAGTCCGAAGGTGATTTTAGTAGCGAGCGTGAGATACTATACAAAGTATTATTTGACATGAAAGCCGATTTAAACGACTTAAAAAAGCTGACCATGGAATTAATGAAAACAGGTAATGCAAAAGATGTTCAGAAAAACAATGAAACATTAATCCAGAAAATTTATGGCGAAAATGAAAGTGAAGCCGAGTTTGATGAGCATGTAGAAGACATGGAAGTATTATCTATAGCACAAAATTCTGGAATTTCTAATTCCAATCCTATGGATACAGCTCAAGATAAATACCACTTTGCAGAAGAAATTGAAGAGGAAGAAACCTTGTCATTGCATGATAAAGAACTAGAATTAATAAAAAAATCTTTAGAGCGTCATAACGGAAAACGCAAACTGGCTGCAGAAGAGTTAGGTATTAGCGAACGTACACTTTATCGTAAAATCAAACAATTTGATTTATAA
- the topA gene encoding type I DNA topoisomerase — MAKNLVIVESPAKAKTIEKFLGKDFKVESSFGHIADLPSKELGVDVDGDFDPKYEVSSDKKSLVKKLKDLAKKAEMVWLASDEDREGEAIAWHLAESLNLDKDKTKRIVFHEITKTAIQKAVENPRQIDYDLVDAQQARRVLDRIVGYELSPVLWRKVKGGLSAGRVQSVSVRLIVEREREIQDFTPEASYRIDAEFSNEAGQSFKAKLPKTFGTKKEAFDFLESNAAANFKVADLTKKPAKKSPAAPFTTSTLQQEASRKLYFSVSKTMTMAQRLYEAGLITYMRTDSVNLSDEARKGAEKEIIEAYGKEYAKERNFKGKSKGAQEAHEAIRPTDFKTHSVDIDYDQARLYDLIWKRAIASQMSEAQLERTNVKIEADTHDQTFTANGEVIKFEGFLKVYLEGTDDEDLEQEGMLPAMKTNETLLNKYISATERYSRAPYRYTEASLVKKLEELGIGRPSTYAPTISTIQNRNYVEKGAIDGVEREYTQLMLEEGSVKDNTLTEKVGSDKGKLVPTDIGMIVTDFLVNHFESILDYNFTAKVESQFDDIAEGKEDWKKMMKTFYKKFHPVVVDVQENADRESGERILGKDPKTGKQVSVRLGKFGPMVQMGTVDDEEKPTFASLSPDQQLGSITYEEAMDLFKLPRTLGKYEDETVEVNNGRFGPYVKYGDKFVSLAPGQDPLNIEIEDAIELIKGKEIADAPVYNYKGHGVTKGKGRFGPFIKWNGLFINVNKKYDWDNLTNEEIEELVDAKIQKEIDKVVHNWEDEGIRVEKARWGRHNILKGKIKIELPKTVDAAALTLDEVKDMIEKKAPKKKAAAKKKAPAKKKTTTKKKTTAKKK, encoded by the coding sequence ATGGCGAAGAATTTAGTAATAGTAGAGTCACCAGCAAAAGCAAAAACAATAGAGAAATTTTTAGGAAAAGACTTTAAAGTCGAATCCAGTTTTGGGCATATTGCTGACTTACCATCTAAGGAATTAGGAGTAGATGTAGACGGAGATTTTGATCCAAAATATGAAGTGTCTTCAGATAAAAAGTCGCTAGTTAAAAAATTAAAAGATTTAGCTAAAAAAGCCGAAATGGTTTGGCTAGCTAGTGATGAGGATAGGGAAGGAGAGGCTATTGCATGGCATTTAGCCGAGTCTTTAAACCTAGATAAAGATAAAACAAAACGAATCGTTTTTCATGAGATTACAAAAACTGCAATACAAAAAGCGGTTGAAAATCCAAGACAAATTGATTATGATTTAGTAGATGCACAGCAAGCACGTCGTGTATTAGATAGAATTGTAGGTTACGAGCTATCTCCAGTTTTATGGCGTAAAGTAAAAGGAGGGTTGTCTGCAGGTCGTGTACAATCAGTATCTGTTAGATTAATTGTTGAGCGTGAACGCGAAATACAGGATTTTACACCAGAAGCATCTTACAGGATTGATGCCGAGTTTTCAAACGAAGCAGGTCAATCTTTTAAAGCTAAACTACCAAAAACGTTTGGTACTAAAAAAGAAGCATTTGACTTTTTAGAAAGTAATGCAGCTGCTAACTTTAAGGTCGCTGACTTAACTAAAAAGCCAGCAAAAAAATCTCCAGCAGCACCATTTACAACGTCAACCTTACAGCAAGAAGCATCTCGTAAATTATATTTTTCTGTAAGTAAGACTATGACTATGGCTCAGCGTTTATACGAAGCTGGTTTGATTACTTATATGAGAACAGATAGTGTAAACTTATCTGACGAAGCTAGAAAAGGTGCAGAAAAAGAAATAATTGAAGCTTACGGTAAAGAATACGCTAAAGAACGCAACTTTAAAGGTAAATCCAAAGGAGCTCAAGAAGCTCACGAAGCGATTAGACCAACCGACTTTAAAACGCATAGTGTAGATATTGATTATGATCAGGCTAGATTATACGATTTAATTTGGAAACGTGCTATTGCATCACAAATGAGTGAAGCACAATTAGAACGCACAAATGTTAAAATTGAAGCAGATACACATGACCAAACCTTTACAGCAAATGGAGAGGTAATTAAATTTGAAGGGTTTTTAAAAGTATATTTAGAAGGTACTGATGATGAAGATTTAGAGCAAGAAGGTATGCTTCCAGCAATGAAAACTAATGAGACGCTTTTAAATAAATACATATCAGCTACTGAGCGTTATAGTCGTGCACCATATAGATATACTGAGGCTTCTTTGGTTAAGAAGTTGGAAGAGTTAGGTATTGGACGACCATCTACATATGCACCAACCATTTCTACTATTCAAAACAGGAATTATGTAGAAAAAGGAGCAATTGATGGTGTTGAGCGTGAGTACACACAGTTAATGTTAGAAGAAGGTAGTGTAAAGGATAATACGTTAACAGAAAAAGTAGGTTCAGATAAAGGAAAGCTTGTGCCAACAGATATTGGTATGATTGTTACGGACTTTTTAGTAAATCATTTTGAAAGTATTTTAGACTATAATTTTACTGCAAAAGTAGAAAGTCAATTTGATGATATAGCCGAAGGGAAGGAAGACTGGAAAAAAATGATGAAAACCTTCTATAAGAAATTTCACCCAGTTGTCGTTGATGTACAAGAAAATGCAGATAGAGAATCCGGAGAGCGTATCTTAGGTAAAGACCCTAAAACAGGTAAGCAAGTAAGCGTACGTTTAGGTAAGTTTGGTCCAATGGTACAAATGGGAACTGTAGACGACGAAGAAAAGCCAACCTTTGCTAGTTTAAGTCCAGATCAACAATTAGGTAGTATAACCTATGAAGAAGCAATGGATTTATTTAAATTGCCAAGAACTTTAGGTAAGTATGAAGATGAAACCGTAGAAGTAAATAATGGTCGTTTTGGTCCTTATGTAAAATATGGTGATAAATTTGTATCCTTAGCTCCTGGTCAAGATCCATTAAATATAGAGATTGAAGATGCAATAGAACTTATTAAAGGAAAAGAAATTGCAGACGCTCCTGTGTATAATTATAAAGGACACGGAGTCACAAAAGGAAAAGGACGTTTTGGACCTTTCATTAAATGGAATGGTTTATTTATAAATGTCAATAAAAAATACGATTGGGATAACTTAACTAATGAAGAAATTGAAGAATTAGTTGATGCTAAAATTCAAAAAGAAATAGATAAAGTTGTTCATAATTGGGAAGATGAAGGCATACGTGTAGAAAAAGCACGTTGGGGAAGACATAATATTTTAAAAGGAAAAATTAAAATAGAGCTTCCTAAGACGGTAGACGCTGCAGCTTTAACTTTGGATGAGGTTAAAGATATGATTGAAAAGAAAGCGCCTAAAAAGAAAGCAGCAGCTAAGAAGAAAGCGCCAGCAAAGAAAAAAACAACTACTAAGAAAAAAACAACAGCTAAAAAGAAATAG
- the groL gene encoding chaperonin GroEL (60 kDa chaperone family; promotes refolding of misfolded polypeptides especially under stressful conditions; forms two stacked rings of heptamers to form a barrel-shaped 14mer; ends can be capped by GroES; misfolded proteins enter the barrel where they are refolded when GroES binds), whose translation MAKDIKFDVEARDGLKRGVDALANAVKVTLGPKGRNVIISRSFGAPVVTKDGVSVAKEIELEDPLENMGAQMVKEVASKTNDLAGDGTTTATVLAQAIVKEGLKNVAAGANPMDLKRGIDKAVEAIVTDLGKQSKEVGNSSEKIKQVASISANNDDVIGDLIAKAFGKVGKEGVITVEEAKGTETYVDIVEGMQFDRGYLSPYFVTNSDKMITDLENPYILLYDKKVSTMKDLLPVLEPVAQSGKPLLIIAEDVDGEALATLVVNKLRGSLKIAAVKAPGFGDRRKAMLEDIAILTGGTVVSEERGFTLENTTLEMLGTAERVTIDKDNTTVVNGAGDKSLIKNRVNQIKAQIETTTSDYDKEKLQERLAKLAGGVAVLYVGAASEVEMKEKKDRVDDALHATRAAVEEGIVAGGGVALVRAKSVLEKITTENLDETTGIQIVARAIEAPLRTIVENAGGEGSVVVSKVMEGKKDFGYDAKTETYVDMLKAGIIDPKKVTRIALENAASVAGMILTTECALIDIKEESAGGGMPMGGGMPGMM comes from the coding sequence ATGGCAAAAGACATAAAATTTGATGTAGAAGCACGTGATGGATTAAAACGTGGTGTAGATGCATTAGCAAATGCAGTAAAAGTTACTTTAGGACCAAAAGGAAGAAACGTTATTATTAGCCGATCTTTTGGTGCTCCTGTCGTTACTAAAGATGGAGTAAGTGTTGCTAAAGAAATAGAATTAGAGGACCCATTAGAAAACATGGGAGCTCAAATGGTAAAAGAAGTAGCTTCAAAAACTAATGATTTAGCAGGAGACGGAACAACTACCGCAACTGTATTAGCACAAGCTATAGTAAAAGAAGGTTTAAAAAACGTTGCTGCAGGTGCCAATCCAATGGATTTAAAACGTGGAATTGACAAAGCAGTAGAAGCTATAGTAACTGATTTAGGTAAACAATCTAAAGAAGTAGGAAACTCTTCTGAAAAAATAAAACAAGTTGCCTCTATATCTGCAAATAACGATGATGTTATTGGAGATTTAATTGCTAAAGCATTTGGCAAAGTTGGAAAAGAAGGTGTTATCACTGTAGAAGAAGCTAAAGGAACGGAAACGTACGTCGATATTGTAGAAGGTATGCAGTTTGACAGAGGTTATCTATCTCCTTATTTTGTGACTAACAGTGACAAAATGATTACTGATTTAGAAAATCCATACATTTTATTATACGATAAAAAAGTATCTACAATGAAGGATTTATTACCAGTATTAGAGCCAGTTGCTCAATCAGGTAAACCTTTATTAATTATTGCAGAAGATGTTGATGGAGAAGCTTTAGCGACTTTAGTAGTTAATAAATTACGTGGATCTCTTAAAATTGCTGCAGTTAAAGCTCCAGGGTTTGGAGACCGCAGAAAAGCAATGTTAGAAGATATTGCTATTTTAACAGGTGGAACAGTGGTATCTGAAGAGAGAGGTTTTACTCTTGAAAATACTACTTTAGAAATGTTAGGTACTGCAGAACGTGTTACAATTGACAAAGACAACACAACTGTTGTTAATGGAGCTGGAGACAAAAGCTTAATTAAAAACAGAGTTAATCAAATTAAAGCTCAGATAGAAACAACGACTAGTGACTACGATAAAGAGAAACTACAAGAACGTCTAGCTAAGTTAGCAGGTGGTGTAGCAGTACTTTATGTTGGTGCAGCTAGTGAAGTTGAAATGAAAGAGAAAAAAGACCGTGTAGATGATGCTTTACACGCAACTCGTGCTGCTGTAGAAGAAGGTATTGTTGCTGGAGGTGGTGTTGCTTTAGTTAGAGCAAAATCTGTTCTAGAAAAGATTACTACTGAAAACTTAGACGAAACTACAGGAATACAAATTGTAGCGCGTGCTATTGAAGCGCCTTTACGCACTATAGTTGAAAATGCTGGTGGAGAAGGTAGCGTTGTTGTATCTAAGGTTATGGAAGGTAAAAAAGACTTTGGATACGATGCGAAGACAGAAACTTACGTAGACATGCTTAAAGCTGGTATTATAGATCCTAAAAAAGTAACAAGAATTGCATTAGAAAATGCTGCTTCTGTTGCTGGAATGATCTTAACTACTGAATGTGCTTTAATTGATATTAAAGAAGAAAGCGCTGGAGGCGGAATGCCTATGGGTGGAGGTATGCCAGGAATGATGTAA
- the miaB gene encoding tRNA (N6-isopentenyl adenosine(37)-C2)-methylthiotransferase MiaB, with amino-acid sequence MEKTIDENKQGETLVIPEKKENSKKLFIESYGCSMNFSDSEIVASILQNEGFNTTQVLEEADLVLVNTCSIRDKAEQTVRKRLQKYNAIKRDINPKMKVGVLGCMAERLKSKFLEEEKIVDLVVGPDAYKDLPNLIAEVDEGRDAINVILSKEETYGDISPVRLNSNGVTAYVSITRGCDNMCTFCVVPFTRGRERSRDPQSIIEEVNDLWNKGYKEITLLGQNVDSYLWYGGGMKKDFEKATDFEKATATDFAKLLELCAKAQPTMRIRFSTSNPQDMHLEVIETMAKYDNICNHIHLPVQSGSNRILKAMNRLHTREEYFTLIDNIKRIIPNCAISQDMISGFPTETEQDHQDTLSLMEYVKYNFGYMFTYSERPGTLAERKFEDDIPEETKSRRLREIIALQLIHSEYRTRQFLNTTVEVLVERESKKSNQEWSGRTQQNIVVVFPKEHYKIGDLVNVTVTDCTKATLIGKAVNSANN; translated from the coding sequence ATGGAAAAGACAATAGACGAAAACAAACAAGGAGAGACATTAGTTATCCCTGAAAAAAAAGAGAATAGTAAAAAACTTTTTATAGAAAGTTATGGCTGCTCTATGAATTTTAGTGATAGTGAGATTGTCGCTTCTATCCTTCAAAACGAAGGATTTAATACGACACAAGTTTTAGAAGAAGCAGACTTAGTATTGGTTAACACCTGCTCTATACGTGATAAAGCAGAACAAACAGTACGTAAACGTTTACAAAAGTATAATGCTATAAAAAGAGACATCAACCCTAAAATGAAAGTGGGTGTGTTAGGCTGTATGGCAGAACGTTTAAAAAGTAAGTTTTTAGAAGAAGAAAAGATAGTTGATTTAGTTGTAGGACCTGATGCCTATAAAGACCTACCTAATTTAATAGCCGAAGTAGATGAAGGTCGCGATGCGATAAATGTAATACTGTCTAAAGAAGAAACCTATGGAGACATTAGTCCTGTAAGATTAAACAGTAATGGTGTTACCGCTTATGTATCAATAACTAGAGGTTGTGATAATATGTGTACGTTTTGCGTTGTCCCTTTTACAAGAGGAAGAGAGCGCAGTCGTGATCCACAAAGTATTATTGAAGAAGTAAATGATCTTTGGAACAAAGGCTATAAAGAAATTACATTACTAGGACAAAATGTAGATAGCTACCTTTGGTATGGAGGCGGAATGAAAAAAGATTTTGAAAAAGCCACAGATTTTGAAAAAGCGACTGCTACAGATTTTGCTAAGCTATTAGAGTTATGCGCCAAAGCACAACCTACTATGCGTATTAGATTTAGCACGTCTAATCCACAAGATATGCATCTTGAGGTTATTGAAACCATGGCTAAATACGATAATATATGTAATCACATACATTTACCTGTACAAAGCGGAAGTAATCGCATATTAAAAGCAATGAATCGCTTACATACACGAGAAGAATATTTTACCTTAATAGATAATATTAAAAGAATAATTCCAAATTGTGCGATTAGTCAAGATATGATTTCAGGTTTTCCAACCGAAACTGAACAGGACCATCAAGACACATTAAGCCTAATGGAATATGTAAAATATAACTTTGGATACATGTTTACCTACTCTGAGCGTCCTGGGACTTTAGCGGAACGTAAATTTGAAGACGATATACCTGAAGAAACAAAAAGTAGACGTCTAAGAGAAATCATAGCACTACAATTAATACATAGTGAATATAGAACTAGACAGTTTTTAAACACAACAGTTGAAGTTTTAGTAGAAAGAGAATCAAAAAAATCAAACCAAGAATGGTCTGGTCGCACACAACAAAACATTGTTGTTGTTTTTCCAAAAGAACATTATAAAATTGGAGATTTAGTAAACGTAACTGTAACAGATTGTACTAAAGCTACACTTATTGGTAAAGCCGTAAACAGCGCAAACAATTAA
- a CDS encoding formimidoylglutamase: MNFNFLTPVPDTVLAHNQLLSPLSLGQKIKIHSEQHGLPDLNNVKIAIVGVLENRNDVNYIGEDFNLNEIRKSFYTLYPGSWSSSIADIGDIQKGDTVDDTYFALKETLITLIENKIIPVIIGGSQDLSYVNYRAYDSLMPMVNIVNVDKSFDLGDSSKPIKNTSFVGKIILDEPYNLFNYAIIGYQTYFNSQEEIDLMERLYFEPYRLGEISNDLTLVEPVMRDANIVTVDLGALKASEVSQKQKVSPNGLDGKEICTVARYAGISNKVSSFGIYEYKPSQDDDITSMLISQMIWYFIEGVNCRVKDDDFSNGDNHQKFITLAESHELIFYKSTKTGRWWIEIPFLANVNNKLKKHTLLPCTHQDYLDACNDKIPERWYKAFHKNSV; encoded by the coding sequence ATGAATTTTAATTTTCTTACTCCAGTCCCAGATACTGTTTTAGCGCATAATCAATTATTATCGCCTTTAAGTTTAGGTCAAAAAATTAAAATTCATTCTGAGCAGCATGGACTGCCAGATCTTAATAACGTTAAAATTGCAATTGTAGGTGTTCTTGAAAATCGAAACGATGTTAATTACATTGGAGAAGATTTTAATTTGAATGAAATAAGAAAATCATTCTACACTTTATACCCTGGAAGTTGGAGTTCGTCGATTGCGGATATTGGTGATATTCAAAAAGGAGATACTGTTGACGATACTTATTTTGCCTTAAAAGAAACATTAATTACTTTAATAGAAAATAAGATTATCCCAGTAATAATAGGAGGTAGTCAAGATTTGTCCTACGTAAACTATCGTGCTTATGATAGTTTAATGCCAATGGTTAACATTGTAAATGTGGATAAATCTTTTGATTTAGGAGATTCTTCTAAACCAATAAAAAATACTAGCTTCGTCGGGAAAATTATTTTAGACGAGCCTTATAATCTTTTTAATTACGCCATTATAGGTTATCAAACTTACTTTAATAGTCAAGAAGAGATAGATTTAATGGAGCGTTTATATTTTGAACCTTATCGCTTAGGAGAAATATCTAATGATCTTACATTAGTAGAGCCAGTAATGCGTGATGCTAATATAGTTACGGTTGACTTAGGAGCCTTAAAAGCATCTGAGGTAAGTCAAAAACAAAAAGTATCGCCAAACGGTTTGGATGGAAAAGAAATTTGCACAGTAGCAAGATATGCAGGAATCAGCAATAAAGTATCTTCATTTGGTATTTACGAGTATAAACCATCTCAAGATGATGACATTACATCCATGCTAATATCTCAAATGATATGGTATTTTATAGAAGGTGTAAATTGCAGAGTTAAAGATGATGATTTTTCTAATGGTGATAATCATCAAAAATTCATTACTTTAGCGGAGTCTCACGAATTAATTTTTTATAAGAGCACAAAAACAGGACGCTGGTGGATAGAAATACCATTTTTAGCAAATGTTAATAATAAATTAAAAAAACACACGTTATTACCATGCACGCATCAAGACTATCTAGATGCTTGTAATGACAAAATACCAGAGCGTTGGTATAAGGCATTTCATAAAAATAGCGTGTAA
- a CDS encoding LptE family protein, translating into MKPLKYILLLTIIATVFGCGAYSFTGVQDLGDAKTFQVNYFQNNAPLVEPGLERDFTIALQDLILNQTSLSLVNSNGDLVYEGEITEYRISPTTATANSTAAQNRLTIGVNVRYYNKKDDENDFEKKFSFYYDYTGSELLSGAIKTTAFEEIFERLTQDIFNASLANW; encoded by the coding sequence ATGAAACCACTTAAATATATTTTATTACTAACCATTATTGCAACCGTTTTTGGTTGTGGTGCATATTCATTTACAGGTGTACAAGACCTAGGAGATGCTAAAACGTTTCAGGTTAATTATTTTCAAAACAACGCACCTTTGGTAGAGCCAGGATTAGAAAGAGATTTTACCATAGCTTTACAAGACTTAATACTAAATCAAACCAGTTTAAGCCTAGTTAACTCAAATGGAGATTTAGTGTACGAAGGCGAAATTACAGAATATCGTATTTCTCCAACTACTGCAACAGCAAACAGTACCGCAGCACAAAACAGATTAACTATTGGTGTAAATGTTAGATATTATAATAAAAAAGATGACGAAAACGATTTTGAAAAAAAATTCTCTTTTTACTATGATTATACAGGTAGCGAGCTATTGTCAGGCGCAATCAAAACCACTGCTTTTGAAGAAATTTTTGAACGTCTAACACAAGATATATTTAACGCATCACTTGCTAATTGGTAA